TTGACCATCAAACTAGTTTTCATCAGTAATTGACCACTAAATAACTTAATCATTAAATCTGTAATCGTTTGGTTGATAATTACTACTAATCTGCGAAATTAGCAGATTACGTGGCAAAGCGGGGCAATTTTGCCACTTCGTGCATatgaaattaaatatttttggtTGACTCTCTCCCCAGCATCTCCCCTTTTCCCGTCTCTCCAAAGGCACCAACCAACCTGCCACCACCATATGGAGATGGACAGTCCACTAGACCCTCAATCAGCAGTATTCCTTGCAAAGTGCCTCAACTTTCCTGCTCCTACCCCTCCTCCACCATCTGGTGGCAACGTCGACAAAGATGGATTCACAACCACGGCTGTCTAATGACTCTTTTCTCACATACTCCCTCCTAATTTTAAACCCCAAATTCCTcattggaaaattctccaaggACATTAAAATCATTCAGTAGACCCTTATAGCCATAGTCTTGTTTCCCATAAAAACCGTCATCGGCCACTACCAAATCACTTGTTCCTCTGGGATAGTGGTCATTTCCATCTCCTCTGAACTAGTTGCTTTATTGGCCACTTCATTCTCCATCTCCTCCGTGTCTTCTTCGCCTCTCACACAAGATCTaggtttaaaaaatttttgttaaagCTATATTGAGAAACCCAAATGTATACCCCAAAATTACAAgaaaatttcaaccaaaaattaaactaggtattaaagaaaaatatttggGCTTTGGTACTTTGAAGGATGTTGAGTGGGAATGAAAGCAAAAGAAACCATAACAGATGTGGTGAAttgttttgattcatattattGATGATGTGGTGAATTGTATACCACATGGTCTATAGGTGTGGCCGTTGACCGAGGCTACACAAGTTTTTGCCTTCACAGATTAATTGCTAATTTCACAAATTATGAGTAATTATCGACAAAATGATCATAGGTTTACTGATTATATTATTTAGTGTTCAATTATTGATTAACAATAGTTTaatggccaaaacatgatccGATCAATAATTTAGTAGATGTTTAGGTTTtttgccctttcttttttgtcaaaTGATGGCAATCAATATTTAAGCCTAGTTTGAGAGATGAGATTTgagcagaaaagaaaagaagtgaaGAGAAAGGTAGACATTTTCCATGTTTGAGAGTTTTAGTgaaatagaaagaaagaaaatacggCTGATTTCGGAGGAAGCAGAGACCTGCTacagttaaaaaaaatttccaaccCAAATCAGGCAGAAAGCAAAGAAAAGCTATGGAAAGGctgcaaaaattttttaaattgccCATTCTATCTTTGAGAAGCTATTGAATGGAATATTTATTGATCAATGGGCACAAAATCATCTTCTTGTTCTTTCATAAACTCTCAACTAACATTAAaatctcttctcttcttttcttatcctttcttttttttcataacTTAACCttgctcttcctttcttttcttttctatcctcaaCTCACAAATTAGACTTTAGGGACCGACAACCATCCATGTCCCGCACAAAAGGGAGACCGAAAACTACAACGTTTTGAGTATGCCGTCGGTCATGTGGTGTTCCGGACAGAGTGCACACACTTTCGAGTAAACTGAAAAAAAGGTTAACGGTTAAAAACTCCAGTAGCCAATTTCTGGTACTGCTTAAGTTTAGAGGATTTGATTCCCCTTTTGCAGCAGAAATTCCTGGACTCCGGAAATGAAGAAATGCCAGGAACTTAGGCACCAAGATCTAGTCTTCAACCAAATTTCAGTACTTCATAGGCCgataaaaaaatatgaaacagGATCACCAAACTTACCTACCCAAAACTTACCTACCCAATTGAGCCAGATAACGAAATTCATTCAGTTGGAGAATCAATTGTTGTTTGAAGCATTTCTAAAAAAGTTTCCTACCTAAAAGGAGGACAAGACAAAAACATCCTTTTCTAGTGGTcctaagacaaaaaaaaatatgccaTGTTTACAAGGAAAAGTTTTGGTTACATGTTCAAAGAATAGTTTATTCaatttttacaaatatttgCAAGAATTTTCAAAGGAATCCTTTGGCTTTGTGCTGTACTAACTCTCGTTAACCCAAAGAATCAACATGAGTGGTTGGTCAACCACCCCTGAAACACCCCTAATTGACCAAAATAACCATATCCATCTTCAAGTTCTgttttgaaatgattttaaaGACGTGGTTTTAGCTTTTGATTTGAAAACAATTTTTGTATATCAAGAAAATAGAGAACAAGTTCTTAGTTGTGTCCGTGGATTATCAAGTGAAATATTAAGGTGTTGTTTGAATTGCAATTTTCtaacataaatttttttatatttttcataattacatttttaatttatatatatatctcaaatTGCTATAGTGTAATTTTCTACAAATACTTCAGAAAACAGCAATGGAATTGTGTTTTAAATTAGTTGAATCTCATGTCTAAACTATTAcctttcacttcaaatttcctttttagccAAATTCCATTTTTTACGTTTTTGTGTTGTTAGTAGTCTTTGCTCTGTATGTAGTCATTCACACTTCATTTATGACATATTGATCCATCAAATCTCCAGCTCCGCAGCCCCATTGCTTTGTGAAAATATCAGTAACAGTGTATAAACATCGGGTGAGGGATGGGTTGGATGGTACGGAAGGGACAGTGCAAGTGAGAGATCCTGGGTTCGAGACCTGTtacttacacaaaaaaaaagtgtataAATATGATTAACAGTATAAATGTCAATAAACTTTGTGGAAAACACGGTTAAGGACGGAAAATTGTGTGCTAAAATGTATATGTAAAGTAAAAAACCAATCAAATTAGATAGTAAAAATATTACTCCGGTAAGATAATTGTGAGTTTCATGGTTCAACTCACAAACCCTATGTTTTTCCCCATTTTTTGGGTAGAAGTTAAAGCCTCCCTTCAAatcaaataaagtaataaaGCAATTGATTCAATGGTTAAAACTATACCTCTTTAACATATCATTTTGGGTGTTTGGAGTCTAAACCTTATTTTAagctctttttaatttttttttttaaaaaggtgagatttaagaagtgaggaggaaataggagattaaaatTCAGAACCTTATTTTAACCTCATTTATCACTTATCAAAGATTAAAACTTTTTTTAgattaatcttttttattagtgtatacactgacggCATTAGATGTATGCCATATTATTTACATTTTAATTTGAATATCAGATTTTATACATGTGACATGCATCTAAATTCGCTAATGTTTACACTGTTAATgtataaaagttttttttttttttttttgtcaaaaggaAACTTGTTACTTTTCTTTTTACCCTGTTTCCACTTTAACCACATCTCAACAGTGAATTCAAACTCCTAATTTACCAAAGGGATAATATCAAAACCTCCATGGagatttctcttaatatcaTTTAGCACCCTTGAGAATTTTGCAATATCACTTACCTTTCCtaataattgtaaaaagacTATATTAACTCTCACTTGGCACATAattcacatatcaaataaatgaaactcaaaagttaaaaaaaagaaacgaaagtcactttcttctcttttctttttctctatcATTCTCTATTACTCATTTTTGGATGACTAtgtaatattttatttgtaaattataataaattaaattttatttatttttattttttgtgattgtgataaAGTGGGTtatgatttatttgcttattttgagttaatttttataatgattggtACAATTTAATAGTTTGGGGAAGGGTTGAGaagaagttgaaaaaaaatgtaaagttTATAAGAAATTGGTTTTAAACATATAGaattaaattggtgcaagtgtatttcttttcaaatatcttttttattttttaaatttattttttatgggACATAGTATTATGATATGGTAGtactataaaaaattattttttagatgatggttttcttgaagtgaacaaagtggtttagaaatattattatttagcAAGTGAAAGGGATAGTTTAGggcttttaaaaattttgttacacaaataacaaaagtaagggagctaagtgatatttttaaaactttagggGTGTCAAGTAATATTAAGATAAACCTCTCCTCTGATATTTTCTATTTATCCCTATACCAAATCCCTCCTCCAATCATCATCAATGCAGATTTCCACATCACTTCACCAAACCCCAAATATCCCCAGATCTCCAATCTCAAATCTCCACCGTCCAttcccatcttttttttttttgatcaaGTCCATTCCCATCTCTAAAACCTATTTATATACCTCCATTCCCAATCCTTCCTCTTGTCCCGCTCTCTTCTTTACCGCAGAAAACCCCCCAAAAGAAGAGAGAGTGCACAAAAAGACCAGACACTAAATCCAACCCGGCCCGAGCCCATTTCACCCCATCAGCTTTAAGCCATGGCTTTGCTAGTAGAGAAAACTACCTCCGGTAGGGAGTACAAAGTCAAGGACATGTCCCAAGCCGACTTCGGCCGGCTCGAAATCGAGCTAGCCGAGGTCGAAATGCCCGGGCTCATGTCTTGTCGGGCTGAGTTCGGGCCCAGCCAGCCCTTCAAGGGTGCCAAGATCACCGGCAGCTTGCACATGACCATCCAAACCGCCGTCTTGATCGAAACCCTAACGGCATTGGGCGCCGAGGTCAGATGGTGCTCCTGCAACATCTTCTCCACCCAGGACCACGCTGCTGCCGCCATTGCCCGCGACAGCGCCGCCGTTTTTGCCTGGAAAGGCGAGACCCTCCAGGAATACTGGTGGTGCACGGAGCGGGCCCTTGATTGGGGTCCCGGCGGTGGCCCGGATCTCATTGTCGATGATGGTGGTGATGCCACATTGTTGATTCATGAGGGAGTGAAGGCGGAGGAAGAGTACAAGAAGTCCGGGAAGTTGCCCGATCCAGCCTCCACTGATAACGCTGAGTTCCAGATTGTCTTGACTATTATTCGAGATGGGTTGAAGACCGACCCCACGAAATATGCCAAAATGAAGGAGAGACTAGTTGGAGTGTCTGAAGAGACCACCACTGGTGTTAAGAGGCTTTACCAAATGCAGGCTAATGGGACTCTTCTGTTCCCTGCCATTAATGTGAACGACTCTGTTACCAAGAGCAAGGTATGATTTTGATGGTgaaaatatttgatttgttattaGATCTGAATTTGGGATATAGTTTTTTATGCTTACTGGCCAGGATCCAGTTTAGTTTGGTTGAATTCGTGGTCTGTATAGTAGATCTGATTTGGGTTTCCTTATATTGGCTTAGATCTATGATTTGGTAAATGCTGAACTCAATAATTGATTGATTCTTGTTCGAGTGAGAAGATTAATTTTGTAAAGTTGGTTGTTGCCAAACAGTATAAAATTCTAGTAGGATATGGTGTTGGACAATGCAAGCATACATATTGTTTATTGAAGTAGTGGAGTTGGTTATTATGCTATGATCTGGATTGGCGTTTAGAAGAAAAACAATCTTTGCCTCAGTTTCTTGAgctgtttgtttcaatttttcTATTGATGTAAATAGGGCAATAGCATATGTGGATGTTATCTTTTTATTATGCTATATGGTAGTGTTGTACTTAGCAAGCAATCCAGGTTATTAATGGCTTTGATTTGGTTTTGAAAATCTTGGTTATTAAAGTTGTGTTGGTAGTTAATTTTGAGTATTTACATTCGTTGGAGTTATGCATCAATATGAGCTAATGGAGTGTTCTTGAACTTGGTGGATACAGTTTGATAACTTGTATGGATGCCGCCACTCACTCCCTGATGGGTTGATGAGAGCCACTGATGTGATGATTGCTGGAAAGGTTGGAGTTGTTTGCGGTTACGGAGATGTTGGAAAGGGCTGTGCTGCTGCCTTGAAGCAAGCTGGTGCTCGTGTTATCGTGACTGAGATTGATCCAATTTGTGCTCTTCAGGCCCTCATGGAAGGCTTCCAAGTTTTGACCCTGGAAGATGTTGTCTCCGAAGCTGATATTTTTGTCACCACCACCGGCAACAAAGACATCATCATGGTTAGCcacatgaagaaga
This region of Coffea arabica cultivar ET-39 chromosome 3c, Coffea Arabica ET-39 HiFi, whole genome shotgun sequence genomic DNA includes:
- the LOC113734508 gene encoding adenosylhomocysteinase codes for the protein MALLVEKTTSGREYKVKDMSQADFGRLEIELAEVEMPGLMSCRAEFGPSQPFKGAKITGSLHMTIQTAVLIETLTALGAEVRWCSCNIFSTQDHAAAAIARDSAAVFAWKGETLQEYWWCTERALDWGPGGGPDLIVDDGGDATLLIHEGVKAEEEYKKSGKLPDPASTDNAEFQIVLTIIRDGLKTDPTKYAKMKERLVGVSEETTTGVKRLYQMQANGTLLFPAINVNDSVTKSKFDNLYGCRHSLPDGLMRATDVMIAGKVGVVCGYGDVGKGCAAALKQAGARVIVTEIDPICALQALMEGFQVLTLEDVVSEADIFVTTTGNKDIIMVSHMKKMKNNAIVCNIGHFDNEIDMLGLETYPGVKRITIKPQTDRWVFPETKSGIIVLAEGRLMNLGCATGHPSFVMSCSFTNQVIAQLELWKEKSTGKYEKKVYVLPKHLDEKVAALHLGKLGAKLTKLSKDQADYISVPVEGPYKPPHYRY